In Streptomyces longhuiensis, the following proteins share a genomic window:
- a CDS encoding acyl-CoA carboxylase epsilon subunit, with product MSAHDIRVEKGHAEPEEVAALTAILLARAAAAPTDSPALRGRDKAGWRRLERQHGFRAPHSWQG from the coding sequence ATGTCTGCACACGACATCCGCGTTGAGAAGGGCCACGCCGAGCCCGAGGAGGTCGCGGCCCTGACCGCGATCCTGCTGGCCCGCGCCGCGGCCGCACCGACCGACAGCCCCGCCCTGCGCGGCCGCGACAAGGCCGGCTGGCGCCGCCTGGAGCGCCAGCACGGCTTCCGCGCCCCGCACAGCTGGCAGGGCTAG
- a CDS encoding GTP-binding protein, translating into MDFASSSGGPSRSTTSAKIVVAGGFGVGKTTFVGAVSEINPLRTEAVMTSASAGIDDLTHTGDKTTTTVAMDFGRITLDQDLILYLFGTPGQDRFWFMWDDLVRGAIGAIVLVDTRRLADCFPAVDYFENSGLPFVVALNGFDGSQPYQPDEVREALQIGPDTPIITTDARHRADAKSALITLVEHALMARLR; encoded by the coding sequence GTGGACTTCGCAAGCTCTAGCGGAGGGCCTTCCCGCTCCACCACGTCCGCGAAGATCGTGGTGGCGGGCGGCTTCGGCGTCGGCAAGACGACCTTCGTGGGCGCCGTCTCGGAGATCAACCCTCTGCGCACCGAGGCCGTCATGACATCCGCGTCCGCGGGCATCGACGACCTCACCCACACCGGGGACAAGACGACGACCACCGTCGCCATGGACTTCGGCCGCATCACCCTGGACCAGGACCTGATCCTGTACCTCTTCGGTACGCCCGGTCAGGACCGCTTCTGGTTCATGTGGGACGACCTCGTCCGCGGCGCGATCGGCGCGATCGTCCTCGTCGACACCCGCCGCCTCGCCGACTGCTTCCCGGCCGTCGACTACTTCGAGAACTCCGGGCTGCCCTTCGTCGTCGCCCTCAACGGCTTCGACGGCAGCCAGCCGTACCAGCCGGACGAGGTCCGTGAGGCGCTGCAGATCGGCCCGGACACCCCGATCATCACGACCGACGCCCGACACCGCGCGGATGCGAAGTCGGCGCTCATCACGCTCGTGGAACACGCGCTGATGGCCCGCCTCCGCTAG
- a CDS encoding DUF742 domain-containing protein, giving the protein MAGSATPPSGSSANWSYGPGQGQGQGQGDAPNRYNFPSAPSHRRQPYAPPHPPQPRQPGPYDQPSAPRIQPVQPQRRPDTPAPAANNPLVRPYAMTGGRTRPRYQLAIEALVHTTAQPHQLQGQLPEHQRICTLCREIKSVAEVSALLSIPLGVARILVADLAEAGLVAIHQPGGEENAGGQPDVTLLERVLSGLRKL; this is encoded by the coding sequence GTGGCTGGTTCTGCAACACCCCCGAGCGGTTCATCGGCGAACTGGTCCTACGGCCCTGGCCAGGGCCAAGGGCAGGGGCAGGGTGACGCGCCGAACCGGTACAACTTCCCCTCCGCGCCGAGCCACCGGCGACAGCCGTACGCGCCCCCGCACCCGCCGCAGCCGCGGCAGCCGGGGCCGTACGACCAGCCGTCGGCACCGCGCATCCAGCCCGTGCAGCCGCAGCGGCGTCCCGACACCCCTGCGCCGGCTGCCAACAACCCCCTGGTGCGTCCCTACGCCATGACGGGTGGCCGCACCAGGCCGCGCTACCAGCTCGCCATCGAGGCGCTGGTGCACACCACCGCGCAGCCGCACCAGTTGCAGGGCCAGTTGCCCGAGCACCAGCGGATCTGCACCCTCTGCCGAGAGATCAAGTCAGTGGCCGAAGTCTCGGCCCTGCTCAGCATCCCCCTCGGTGTGGCCAGGATTCTCGTCGCCGACTTGGCGGAGGCGGGCCTGGTCGCCATTCATCAGCCCGGCGGCGAAGAGAACGCCGGCGGCCAGCCAGACGTGACTTTGCTCGAAAGGGTGCTCAGTGGACTTCGCAAGCTCTAG
- a CDS encoding roadblock/LC7 domain-containing protein, translated as MSQAAQNLNWLITNFVDNTPGVSHTVVVSADGLLLAMSEGFPRDRADQLAAVASGLTSLTAGASRIFEGGSVNQTVVEMERGFLFIMSISDGSSLAVLAHPEADIGLVGYEMALLVDRAGTVLTPDLRAELQGSLLN; from the coding sequence ATGAGCCAGGCGGCACAGAACCTGAACTGGTTGATCACCAACTTCGTGGACAACACCCCTGGGGTGTCCCACACGGTGGTGGTCTCCGCCGACGGACTCCTTCTGGCGATGTCCGAAGGGTTCCCGCGTGACCGTGCCGACCAGCTGGCGGCCGTCGCGTCGGGTCTTACCTCGCTGACCGCGGGCGCGTCCCGCATCTTCGAGGGCGGCAGCGTGAACCAGACAGTTGTGGAGATGGAGCGAGGATTCCTCTTCATCATGTCCATCTCCGACGGTTCTTCCCTCGCTGTCCTCGCACACCCGGAGGCGGACATTGGCCTCGTCGGGTACGAGATGGCACTTCTTGTCGACCGCGCGGGTACGGTTCTCACTCCCGACCTGCGGGCCGAGCTTCAGGGGAGCCTTCTCAACTGA
- a CDS encoding sensor histidine kinase, which translates to MRRSKNSPEPSSARGNFTPPPRAAAPAAHVPRAEAAPAPSGGRMSPRNWRVPTKLNAILLIPVLVGLIMGGFQVKGSIDTWNEAEDAENTARLVQASLTYANSLIEERDISAAPLLLGKKNDPKVVKARETTNEAADAFDAAAKNMPAKEGLERRLTQFRQVEPGLEKLRAAAYTSKLPAVQTEEGYVGIQHPLMEFANELGLGTGNITSYGRTVYAISLSKAALSLERSIGMHLLVKPGPTATTFGKQKIALSSYAYLEGIAVEEYKGGGTQADVDKLDAAQKQLTIDGAKQAKQAVAAAKAQGKTYVPPPPGGATAMVSYIATLPTTQPSARFTIAQKGVTAENWWAVNTAKFNAYRTIESDLADKAVNEAAGIADDAKQSTFVTGAIVLVALLAAFALAGMMARQMSRSMRRLRTAAFDVAEQRLPMLVDQLSRTDPGRVDTRVQPIPINSTDEIGEVARAFDQVHREAVRLAAEQALLRGNINAIFTNLSRRNQSLIEGQLTLITDLENNEAEPDQLENLFRLDHLATRMRRNGENLLVLAGEEPGRRWDQPVPLVDVLRAASSEVEQYERIELSGVPEAEIHGRSVTDLVHLLAELLENATTFSSPQTKVRVTATRLPDGRVMVEIHDKGIGLTAEDFADINHKLANPPTVDAAISQRMGLFVVGRLSDRHGIRVQLRPSGEQAGTTSLVMLPDAITHGGSGDHLPESEFTVSSMIPSQSAYEPAPLRTAAELGFDDSRYGEAPDDLRDLDPVGRSLMREERRAALEAQAHTDGDRPLFRDEIAGAQGQDPYEQQQTTYAPAQPAYDDRQQQTYEDPSSVYAQGQQTYDEQPQNGSYNDSFFAPQDGYTAQDAYAEPVQETYSAFGDGPIRGSQQGDWQAQDGYQESYRSERNAQTESAQRADAGQQERVGFDPHGPAAPAGPTPSAARSLTDAGLPMRGPGGQQRQAPAATPAPDRGDNTTQDNGSGNSDGSGPDDWRSSNDERWVRAEQLRKPKAGGVTSSGLPRRVPKANLVEGTAESTPQGGPQVSRAPEDVRGRLSNLRRGVQRGREAGSDTNGQATNQHSGPDSTYNQER; encoded by the coding sequence GTGAGGCGAAGCAAGAACAGTCCCGAGCCGTCGTCGGCACGGGGCAACTTCACCCCGCCGCCGCGTGCAGCGGCGCCGGCCGCGCATGTGCCACGGGCCGAGGCGGCCCCGGCGCCGTCCGGCGGCCGGATGTCACCGCGTAACTGGCGTGTGCCCACCAAGCTGAACGCGATCCTGCTCATACCCGTGCTCGTGGGTCTGATCATGGGTGGCTTCCAGGTCAAGGGCTCGATCGACACCTGGAACGAGGCCGAGGACGCGGAGAACACCGCCCGTCTCGTGCAGGCGTCCCTGACGTACGCCAACAGCCTGATCGAGGAGCGCGACATCTCCGCGGCTCCTCTCCTGCTCGGCAAGAAGAACGACCCGAAGGTCGTCAAGGCCCGCGAGACGACGAACGAGGCCGCCGACGCCTTCGACGCCGCCGCGAAGAACATGCCGGCCAAGGAAGGCCTCGAGCGCCGCCTCACGCAGTTCCGGCAGGTCGAGCCCGGTCTGGAGAAGCTCCGGGCCGCCGCGTACACGAGCAAGCTCCCCGCCGTGCAGACCGAAGAGGGCTACGTCGGCATCCAGCACCCGCTGATGGAGTTCGCCAACGAGCTCGGCCTCGGCACCGGAAACATCACGAGCTACGGCCGCACGGTCTACGCGATCTCGCTGTCCAAGGCCGCGCTCTCGCTCGAGCGGTCCATCGGCATGCACCTGCTGGTCAAGCCGGGCCCGACGGCCACGACCTTCGGCAAGCAGAAGATCGCGCTCTCCTCCTACGCGTACCTCGAGGGCATCGCCGTCGAGGAGTACAAGGGCGGCGGCACGCAGGCCGACGTCGACAAGCTCGACGCCGCCCAGAAGCAGCTGACGATCGACGGCGCGAAGCAGGCCAAGCAGGCCGTCGCCGCCGCGAAGGCGCAGGGCAAGACCTACGTCCCGCCGCCGCCCGGTGGCGCGACGGCCATGGTGTCCTATATCGCCACGCTGCCCACCACGCAGCCGAGCGCCCGCTTCACCATCGCGCAGAAGGGCGTCACCGCGGAGAACTGGTGGGCGGTCAACACCGCCAAGTTCAACGCGTACCGCACCATCGAGTCCGACCTCGCCGACAAGGCGGTGAACGAGGCCGCCGGCATCGCCGACGACGCCAAGCAGTCCACGTTCGTCACCGGTGCGATCGTCCTGGTCGCCCTGCTCGCCGCGTTCGCGCTGGCCGGGATGATGGCGCGCCAGATGAGCCGCTCGATGCGCCGACTGCGCACCGCCGCCTTCGACGTCGCCGAGCAGCGCCTGCCGATGCTCGTCGACCAGCTCTCGCGCACCGACCCGGGCCGCGTCGACACCCGTGTCCAGCCCATCCCGATCAACTCCACGGACGAGATCGGCGAGGTCGCCCGCGCCTTCGACCAGGTGCACCGCGAGGCCGTCCGGCTCGCCGCCGAGCAGGCCCTGCTCCGTGGCAACATCAACGCGATCTTCACCAACCTGTCGCGCCGCAACCAGTCCCTGATCGAGGGCCAGCTGACCCTCATCACGGACCTGGAGAACAACGAGGCCGAGCCGGACCAGCTGGAGAACCTCTTCCGCCTGGACCACCTCGCGACCCGTATGCGCCGCAACGGCGAGAACCTCCTCGTCCTCGCCGGCGAGGAGCCGGGCCGCCGCTGGGACCAGCCGGTCCCGCTGGTCGACGTCCTGCGCGCCGCCTCCTCCGAGGTGGAGCAGTACGAGCGCATCGAGCTGTCGGGCGTTCCGGAGGCCGAGATCCACGGCCGTTCGGTGACCGACCTCGTGCACCTGCTCGCCGAGCTCCTGGAGAACGCCACCACGTTCTCCTCGCCGCAGACCAAGGTCCGCGTCACCGCGACCCGTCTCCCCGACGGCCGCGTCATGGTCGAGATCCACGACAAGGGCATCGGCCTCACCGCCGAGGACTTCGCGGACATCAACCACAAGCTGGCCAACCCGCCGACGGTGGACGCCGCGATCTCGCAGCGCATGGGCCTGTTCGTGGTCGGCCGCCTGTCCGACCGGCACGGCATCCGCGTCCAGCTGCGCCCCTCGGGCGAGCAGGCCGGCACGACGTCGCTCGTCATGCTGCCCGACGCCATCACCCACGGTGGCAGCGGCGACCATCTCCCCGAGTCCGAGTTCACCGTCTCGTCGATGATCCCGTCGCAGTCCGCGTACGAGCCCGCCCCGCTGCGCACCGCCGCGGAGCTCGGCTTCGACGACAGCCGCTACGGCGAGGCCCCGGACGACCTGCGCGACCTGGACCCGGTCGGCCGTTCGCTGATGCGCGAGGAGCGCCGAGCGGCCCTGGAGGCCCAGGCGCACACCGATGGTGACCGCCCCCTGTTCCGCGACGAGATCGCGGGGGCGCAGGGGCAGGACCCGTACGAGCAGCAGCAGACCACCTATGCTCCCGCGCAGCCCGCGTACGACGATCGTCAGCAGCAGACGTACGAGGACCCCTCGTCCGTCTACGCGCAGGGCCAGCAGACGTACGACGAGCAGCCGCAGAACGGTTCCTACAACGACTCGTTCTTCGCGCCGCAGGACGGCTACACGGCGCAGGACGCCTATGCGGAACCCGTCCAGGAGACGTACTCGGCCTTCGGTGACGGGCCGATCCGCGGCTCGCAGCAGGGCGACTGGCAGGCGCAGGACGGCTACCAGGAGTCCTACCGGTCCGAGCGCAACGCTCAAACGGAATCCGCGCAGCGCGCTGACGCCGGTCAGCAGGAGCGCGTAGGCTTCGACCCGCACGGTCCCGCGGCGCCGGCCGGCCCCACCCCGTCCGCCGCTCGTTCGCTCACCGACGCCGGTCTTCCGATGCGCGGTCCGGGCGGGCAGCAGCGCCAGGCCCCGGCTGCGACTCCGGCACCCGACCGTGGCGACAACACCACCCAGGACAACGGCAGCGGCAACAGCGACGGCAGCGGCCCCGACGACTGGCGTTCGTCCAACGACGAGCGCTGGGTCCGCGCGGAGCAGCTCCGGAAGCCCAAGGCTGGCGGAGTCACCTCCTCCGGTCTGCCGCGCCGGGTGCCCAAGGCCAACCTGGTCGAGGGCACGGCGGAATCGACCCCGCAGGGCGGCCCCCAGGTCTCCCGCGCGCCTGAGGACGTCAGGGGCAGGCTGAGCAACCTGCGCCGCGGCGTGCAGCGGGGACGCGAAGCAGGAAGTGACACGAACGGCCAGGCCACGAATCAGCACAGTGGTCCTGACAGCACCTACAACCAGGAGCGTTAG
- a CDS encoding GTP-binding protein — protein MDFASSNGGGGRSTTSAKIVVAGGFGVGKTTFVGAVSEINPLRTEAVMTSASAGIDDLTHTGDKTTTTVAMDFGRITLDQDLILYLFGTPGQDRFWFMWDDLVRGAIGAIVLVDTRRLADCFPAVDYFENSGLPFVVALNGFEGHQPYTPDEVREALQIGPDTPIITTDARHRADAKSGLITLVEHALMARLK, from the coding sequence GTGGACTTCGCAAGCTCTAACGGCGGAGGCGGCCGTTCCACCACGTCCGCGAAGATCGTGGTGGCGGGCGGCTTCGGCGTCGGCAAGACCACGTTCGTGGGCGCCGTCTCGGAGATCAACCCGCTGCGCACCGAGGCCGTCATGACGTCCGCGTCCGCGGGCATCGACGACCTCACCCACACCGGGGACAAGACCACCACCACGGTGGCGATGGACTTCGGCCGCATCACGCTCGACCAGGACCTGATCCTGTACCTCTTCGGTACGCCCGGTCAGGACCGCTTCTGGTTCATGTGGGACGACCTCGTCCGCGGCGCGATCGGCGCGATCGTCCTCGTCGACACCCGCCGCCTCGCCGACTGCTTCCCGGCCGTCGACTACTTCGAGAACTCCGGGCTGCCCTTCGTCGTCGCCCTCAACGGCTTCGAGGGGCACCAGCCCTACACGCCCGACGAGGTGCGCGAGGCGCTCCAGATCGGCCCGGACACCCCGATCATCACCACGGACGCCCGACACCGTGCGGATGCAAAGAGTGGCCTGATCACGCTGGTCGAGCACGCCCTGATGGCCCGCCTGAAGTAG
- a CDS encoding DUF742 domain-containing protein codes for MTPPTASHDPYGVSPHAAYGPEGDQPLVRPYAMTGGRTRPRYQLAIEALVSTTADPAQLIGLLPEHQRICHLCREVKSVAEVSALLSMPLGVARILVADLAEAGMVAIHQPGGDENAGGQPDVTLLERVLSGLRKL; via the coding sequence ATGACCCCGCCCACCGCCTCTCACGACCCGTACGGCGTATCTCCGCACGCCGCGTACGGTCCTGAGGGCGACCAGCCGCTGGTGCGTCCTTACGCGATGACCGGTGGCCGGACACGGCCGCGCTACCAGCTCGCCATCGAGGCGCTCGTCAGCACGACCGCCGACCCGGCCCAGCTGATAGGGCTGCTCCCCGAGCACCAGCGCATCTGCCACCTGTGCCGCGAGGTCAAGTCGGTGGCGGAGGTGTCGGCCCTGCTGTCGATGCCTCTCGGTGTGGCCCGGATCCTCGTCGCGGACCTGGCGGAAGCGGGCATGGTGGCCATCCACCAGCCCGGTGGCGACGAGAACGCAGGCGGCCAGCCCGACGTGACACTGCTCGAAAGGGTGCTCAGTGGACTTCGCAAGCTCTAA
- a CDS encoding roadblock/LC7 domain-containing protein, whose translation MSQAAQNLNWLITNFVDNTPGVSHTVVVSADGLLLAMSEGFPRDRADQLAAVASGLTSLTAGASRIFEGGTVAQTVVEMERGFLFLMSVSDGSSLAVLAHPECDIGLVGYEMALLVDRAGSVLTPDLRAELQGSLLH comes from the coding sequence ATGAGCCAGGCGGCACAGAACCTGAACTGGTTGATCACCAACTTCGTGGACAACACGCCGGGGGTCTCCCACACCGTCGTCGTGTCCGCGGACGGCCTGCTGCTCGCCATGTCGGAGGGGTTCCCCCGGGATCGCGCCGACCAGCTGGCCGCCGTCGCCTCGGGCCTCACCTCGCTGACCGCGGGTGCGTCCCGGATCTTCGAGGGCGGCACGGTGGCCCAGACCGTGGTGGAGATGGAGCGTGGCTTCCTCTTCCTCATGTCGGTCTCGGACGGTTCGTCCCTCGCGGTGCTCGCGCACCCCGAGTGCGACATCGGCCTCGTCGGCTACGAGATGGCGCTGCTCGTGGACCGCGCGGGTTCCGTGCTCACCCCCGATCTCCGCGCCGAACTGCAGGGCAGCCTGCTGCACTAG
- a CDS encoding sensor histidine kinase, with translation MQGRKNRDGSAAAEPEPRGGTGPMTGSSSPQHAQNPGRTASVEGSTAASAAPKTAAKPKSPTGPGSRIALRNWRISTRLVSLLALPVVAATSLGALRIGESMSDIQQLDNMKLLTDMTKQATELASALQEERDQSAGPLANGGKATEDYTVKGAREKTDRARKAFMEGTYEITDGSSNSGLDGVQDHVTQIAGQLNNLKGIRQDAFKDRSTSSQTIDAYSRLVEQLLSLSTDMAQATSNPEMIKRTRALASFSSAKEYASVQRAVIAAALPPNDRDFGKLSETDRRYGESALENQESDLKGFSSVYGNVAATELMKPIDSGNATIKAADQYARRALSQEGGIRIQDKRSYKDWVDADSQRLQEMSKIELTLLNQMEQQARELRNESERTAIINGALILLVLGVSLVGAFVVARSMIRSLRRLQDTATKVAQDRLPELVKQLSESDPQDVDTSVESVGVHSRDEIGQVASAFDDVHREAVRLAAEQALLRGNVNAMFTNLSRRSQGLIQRQLSLISELESREADPDQLSSLFKLDHLATRMRRNGENLLVLAGEEPGRRWTRPVPLVDVLRAAASEVEQYERIELASVPSTEVAGRVVNDLVHLLAELLENATSFSSPQTKVKVTGHALPDGRVLIEIHDTGIGLSPEDLAAINERLASPPTVDVSVSRRMGLFVVGRLSQRHGIRIQLRPSDSGGTTALVMLPVDVAQGGKKAPGKPGPGAASGGPAAAQAAAGVAAARRGVGAGAGAQGGAGGTGRLGAGPGAARPQVAGSGPRAALPSRDGNGPQAGGPQTPQSPQSQQPQQSPQQGRPAPAGMFGAQGPQGGPGQGQPQGQGLGQGPGQNGPVPPQQRTNQAPEQGRRPVLPPRGGPRAELPGGNPQPRVPSWGNDDAQPPVPRASLDAPRGHEEPDSTSQFPRVDDRQGPGSTAEFPRPDFDGPRPGAPAPLDQGQGQDTGAFVRNDVFGGHQGQSQNPNHFQPQNQAPGQPQNPNHQTGQFAAPGFDDGLRPGAQDPSTTGQFAAPGQNAPGRPRQDGPFPGGDGFGQTQGQGQSQPQGRRGGPARDLPQLGSRDAADFSMPRPPAQGGQDQGFPAQPQAPGRQDELPPAGPGDGRTPLFDTLETNWFHGQQSGQQAPQQQDRPQAPSPQQNNGRPGGLPQRSPQQPQSPNATPAPARPAAAAPAAPQQAQAPANWRQSPNDELGRQAERVRQPSAGGVTVSGLPRRVPRANLVAGTAQQQQHQTGPQVSRSPDDVRGRLTNLRRGIQQGRQAGTGQTGSFPSPTHQQER, from the coding sequence GTGCAGGGACGTAAGAACAGGGATGGCAGCGCTGCGGCGGAGCCGGAGCCGCGCGGCGGGACTGGCCCGATGACAGGCAGTTCCTCGCCCCAGCACGCCCAGAACCCGGGCCGGACCGCCTCCGTCGAGGGCAGTACGGCTGCCTCGGCCGCGCCCAAGACCGCCGCGAAGCCGAAGAGCCCGACCGGCCCCGGCTCGCGAATAGCCCTGCGCAACTGGCGTATCTCCACCCGCCTGGTGTCGCTGCTCGCCCTCCCCGTGGTCGCCGCGACCTCCCTCGGCGCGCTGCGTATCGGCGAGTCGATGAGCGACATCCAGCAGCTCGACAACATGAAGCTGCTGACCGACATGACCAAGCAGGCCACCGAGCTCGCGTCCGCGCTCCAGGAGGAGCGCGACCAGTCGGCGGGCCCGCTGGCCAACGGCGGCAAGGCGACCGAGGACTACACCGTCAAGGGAGCGCGCGAGAAGACCGACCGCGCGCGCAAGGCCTTCATGGAAGGCACGTACGAGATCACCGACGGGTCCAGCAACAGCGGTCTCGACGGTGTGCAGGACCACGTCACGCAGATCGCCGGCCAGCTCAACAACCTCAAGGGCATCCGGCAGGACGCGTTCAAGGACCGCAGCACCTCGTCCCAGACGATCGACGCCTACAGCCGCCTCGTCGAGCAGCTCCTGTCGCTGTCCACCGACATGGCGCAGGCGACCAGCAACCCCGAGATGATCAAGCGCACGCGTGCCCTGGCGTCGTTCTCCTCCGCCAAGGAGTACGCGTCCGTGCAGCGCGCCGTCATCGCGGCCGCCCTGCCCCCGAACGACCGTGACTTCGGCAAGCTCTCCGAGACCGACCGCCGCTACGGCGAGTCCGCGCTGGAGAACCAGGAGTCCGACCTCAAGGGCTTCAGCTCCGTCTACGGAAACGTCGCCGCCACCGAGCTGATGAAGCCCATCGACTCGGGCAACGCGACGATCAAGGCCGCCGACCAGTACGCCCGCCGCGCCCTCAGCCAGGAGGGCGGCATCAGGATCCAGGACAAGCGGTCCTACAAGGACTGGGTCGACGCGGACAGCCAGCGTCTGCAGGAAATGTCCAAGATCGAGCTGACGCTGCTCAACCAGATGGAGCAGCAGGCCCGCGAGCTGCGCAACGAGTCCGAGCGCACGGCCATCATCAACGGTGCGCTGATCCTGCTCGTCCTCGGCGTCTCGCTCGTCGGCGCGTTCGTCGTGGCCCGGTCCATGATCCGCTCGCTTCGCCGGCTGCAGGACACCGCGACCAAGGTCGCCCAGGACCGCCTGCCCGAGCTGGTCAAGCAGCTGTCCGAGTCGGACCCGCAGGACGTCGACACCTCCGTCGAGTCGGTCGGTGTGCACTCGCGCGACGAGATCGGCCAGGTGGCCTCGGCCTTCGACGACGTGCACCGCGAGGCGGTCCGTCTGGCCGCCGAGCAGGCCCTCCTGCGGGGCAACGTCAACGCGATGTTCACCAACCTCTCGCGGCGTTCCCAGGGTCTTATCCAGCGCCAGCTCTCGCTCATCTCCGAGCTGGAGTCGCGTGAGGCCGACCCCGACCAGCTGTCCTCGCTGTTCAAGCTCGACCACCTCGCGACCCGCATGCGCCGTAACGGTGAGAACCTCCTCGTTCTCGCCGGTGAAGAGCCCGGCCGCCGCTGGACCCGCCCGGTCCCGCTGGTCGACGTCCTGCGCGCCGCCGCCTCCGAGGTGGAGCAGTACGAGCGCATCGAGCTGGCCTCGGTCCCCTCGACCGAGGTCGCCGGACGCGTCGTCAACGACCTCGTGCACCTGCTCGCCGAGCTGCTGGAGAACGCGACCTCCTTCTCCTCGCCGCAGACCAAGGTCAAGGTCACCGGTCACGCGCTGCCCGACGGGCGTGTGCTCATCGAGATCCACGACACCGGCATCGGCCTCTCCCCCGAGGACCTCGCCGCGATCAACGAGCGGCTCGCGTCGCCGCCCACCGTGGACGTGTCGGTCTCGCGCCGCATGGGTCTGTTCGTGGTCGGCCGTCTGTCGCAGCGTCACGGCATCCGTATCCAGCTCCGCCCGTCCGACTCCGGTGGTACGACGGCGCTCGTCATGCTGCCCGTCGACGTCGCCCAGGGCGGCAAGAAGGCTCCCGGCAAGCCCGGTCCCGGCGCCGCCTCCGGTGGCCCCGCCGCCGCGCAGGCCGCCGCCGGTGTGGCCGCCGCACGGCGTGGGGTCGGCGCGGGTGCGGGTGCGCAGGGCGGTGCCGGTGGTACGGGCCGGCTCGGTGCCGGTCCCGGCGCGGCGCGTCCGCAGGTCGCGGGCTCGGGTCCGCGCGCGGCGCTGCCCAGCCGTGACGGCAACGGCCCGCAGGCCGGTGGCCCGCAGACGCCTCAGTCTCCGCAGTCCCAGCAGCCGCAGCAGTCCCCTCAGCAGGGTCGTCCGGCTCCGGCCGGCATGTTCGGCGCGCAGGGCCCGCAGGGTGGTCCCGGCCAGGGTCAGCCGCAGGGTCAGGGCCTCGGCCAGGGCCCGGGCCAGAACGGTCCCGTGCCGCCCCAGCAGCGTACGAACCAGGCGCCCGAGCAGGGCCGCAGGCCGGTCCTGCCGCCGCGTGGCGGTCCCCGTGCCGAGCTGCCCGGGGGCAACCCCCAGCCGCGCGTGCCGAGTTGGGGCAACGACGACGCGCAGCCGCCGGTGCCGCGCGCCTCGCTCGACGCGCCGCGCGGGCACGAGGAGCCGGACTCCACGTCGCAGTTCCCGCGGGTGGACGACCGTCAGGGCCCCGGCTCGACGGCCGAGTTCCCCCGTCCCGACTTCGACGGGCCCCGTCCCGGCGCGCCCGCCCCGCTCGACCAGGGCCAGGGCCAGGACACGGGGGCGTTCGTCCGTAACGACGTCTTCGGCGGTCACCAGGGCCAGTCGCAGAACCCGAACCACTTCCAGCCCCAGAACCAGGCGCCCGGCCAGCCCCAGAACCCGAACCACCAGACCGGCCAGTTCGCGGCGCCCGGCTTCGACGACGGTCTGCGCCCCGGCGCTCAGGACCCGTCCACCACCGGCCAGTTCGCGGCCCCCGGCCAGAACGCCCCGGGGCGTCCGCGCCAGGACGGCCCGTTCCCCGGCGGCGACGGCTTCGGCCAGACGCAGGGACAGGGCCAGTCGCAGCCGCAGGGCCGCCGCGGCGGTCCCGCGCGCGACCTGCCGCAGCTCGGCTCCCGGGACGCGGCGGACTTCTCCATGCCGCGTCCGCCCGCCCAGGGCGGCCAGGATCAGGGGTTCCCGGCACAGCCGCAGGCCCCCGGCCGACAGGACGAGCTGCCGCCCGCCGGACCCGGCGACGGCCGCACGCCGCTCTTCGACACCCTTGAGACCAACTGGTTCCACGGCCAGCAGTCGGGCCAGCAGGCCCCGCAGCAGCAGGACCGGCCGCAGGCGCCTTCCCCCCAGCAGAACAACGGCCGTCCGGGCGGCCTGCCGCAGCGCTCGCCGCAGCAGCCCCAGTCGCCCAACGCCACCCCCGCGCCCGCCCGCCCGGCGGCCGCCGCTCCCGCGGCGCCCCAGCAGGCTCAGGCGCCCGCCAACTGGCGCCAGTCGCCCAACGACGAGCTCGGCCGCCAGGCCGAGCGGGTCCGCCAGCCCTCGGCCGGCGGAGTCACCGTCTCCGGGCTCCCGCGTCGCGTCCCGCGTGCGAACCTCGTCGCGGGTACGGCTCAGCAGCAACAGCACCAAACCGGTCCGCAGGTCTCGCGTTCGCCTGATGACGTTCGCGGCCGGCTGACCAATCTCCGTCGGGGCATCCAGCAGGGTCGCCAGGCCGGTACGGGCCAGACCGGCAGCTTCCCCAGCCCCACTCACCAGCAGGAGCGTTAG